A portion of the Vespa velutina chromosome 5, iVesVel2.1, whole genome shotgun sequence genome contains these proteins:
- the LOC124949114 gene encoding pleckstrin homology domain-containing family J member 1-like produces the protein MFEGAFAFSISFRDEHDKRHILSGRSEDQVEQWVAALKQASYEYWRSQLIVLQETLCRKTGKDPLLMQLRNQGIIRDEAWEPASSFRSHVQSFTTSVVYTLARLNPVQKEMNLIEF, from the coding sequence ATGTTTGAAGGAGCATTTGCATTTAGTATATCTTTTCGAGATGAACATGACAAAAGACATATTCTGAGTGGTCGTTCAGAAGATCAAGTAGAACAATGGGTTGCGGCACTTAAACAAGCTAGTTATGAATATTGGAGATCCCAATTAATTGTACTTCAAGAAACATTATGTAGAAAAACGGGGAAAGATCCATTATTGATGCAGCTTAGAAATCAGGGTATCATTAGAGATGAAGCTTGGGAACCTGCATCAAGTTTTCGATCACATGTACAATCTTTTACAACATCAGTTGTATATACATTGGCTAGACTAAATCCagtacaaaaagaaatgaatttaattgaattttaa
- the LOC124949103 gene encoding sentrin-specific protease 1-like, which produces MMMFEFLKKLFGWADEGSRKRRAGSYGFEKEFVTPKKQCCNHNTTHTEEEYFEIDDSDNDDVELDTESKYSSKNSSNRLNGAHNKKCYSSFENLPSTSISKSPFSTTNCNKLNMGYFSNKENKLVKVNMGNCPTLINTYQLKQKNQYGELLQNFLPRKKLNKSDERQPIQKCMKVIEIDKVNKSPLCKPQAKSNISQIACYSRWSLLNTVKKDKERIIPIVKENKKEDPFQLPPNEIRFHKYIKHPIVKPIQDNYIETIETNTLRDKLAAKVVTREDFVPQVAKRYNERIEQHNKEAEELKKMMLVLSKQNQLAREAALDERLARSTRLCEVVLDETEDEEYPPLPTLTEEMLKEVKNAFITKPPDEVLVESYGLRITRKDINTLADLNWLNDEVINFYMNLLISRGTNDKFPNVHAMNTFFYPKLLSGGHSSLKRWTRKIDIFVQDIIVVPIHLGIHWCMSIIDFRNKSICYYDSMGSSNPKCLSALRRYLEEESMDKKKKTFDTNDWKLVSVKNIPQQMNGSDCGVFSCMFAEYICANRKITFSQEDMPYFRNKMAYEILKNKLL; this is translated from the coding sequence ATGATGATGTTTgagtttttaaaaaaattatttggatGGGCGGATGAAGGATCTAGGAAGCGTAGAGCCGGTTCTTATGGCTTTGAAAAGGAATTTGTAACACCGAAGAAACAATGTTGCAATCATAATACGACTCATACTGAAGAAGAATACTTTGAAATTGATGAtagtgataatgatgatgttgaACTTGATACTGAAAGCAAATATTCTTCTAAAAATTCATCTAATAGACTAAATGGTGCTCATAACAAGAAGTGTTATTcatcttttgaaaatttaccTTCAACTTCCATTTCTAAATCTCCTTTTTCTACaacaaattgtaataaattaaacatgggatatttttcgaataaagaaaacaaattagtAAAAGTAAACATGGGCAATTGTCCTACGCTTATAAATACTTATCAATTAAAGCAGAAAAATCAATATGGAGAATTGTTGCAAAATTTTCTTCCACGTAAGAAACTTAACAAGTCTGATGAGCGTCAACCCATACAAAAATGTATGAAAGTTATTGAAATAGATAAAGTTAATAAGTCACCTCTGTGTAAACCACAAGCTAAGTCTAACATTTCACAAATTGCTTGCTATTCAAGATGGTCTTTATTAAATACAGTAAAGAAAGACAAGGAGAGAATAATTCctatagtaaaagaaaataaaaaggaagaccCTTTTCAGTTACCACCCAATGAAATACGATTtcacaaatatattaaacatccAATCGTGAAACCTATAcaagataattatattgaaactATAGAAACTAATACATTACGTGATAAACTAGCAGCAAAAGTTGTAACGAGAGAAGATTTTGTTCCACAAGTAGCAAAACGCTATAATGAACGTATTGAACAACATAATAAAGAAGCTGAAGAGCTTAAAAAGATGATGCTTGTTTTATCAAAACAAAATCAATTAGCACGAGAAGCAGCTTTGGACGAAAGGTTAGCACGTTCTACAAGATTATGTGAAGTGGTATTAGATGAAACAGAAGATGAAGAATATCCACCATTACCTACTCTTACAGAAGAAATGTTAAAGGAAGTTAAAAATGCTTTTATAACTAAACCTCCTGATGAAGTTCTAGTAGAATCTTATGGATTGAGGATAacaagaaaagatattaatacttTGGCAGATCTAAATTGGTTAAATGACGAAGTCATCAACTTTTACATGAATTTGTTAATAAGTAGAGGAACAAATGATAAGTTTCCCAATGTTCATGCaatgaatacatttttttatccaaAATTACTTTCTGGTGGGCATTCATCTCTAAAACGATGGACAAGGAAGATTGATATATTTGTTCAAGATATTATAGTTGTTCCTATACACTTAGGTATTCACTGGTGTATGTCAATAATTGATTTTAGAAATAAGTCTATATGTTATTATGATAGTATGGGCAGCAGTAATCCCAAGTGTTTGTCAGCATTAAGACGATATCTTGAAGAAGAAAGtatggataaaaagaaaaaaacatttgataCAAATGATTGGAAATTAGTATCTGTAAAGAACATTCCACAACAAATGAATGGGAGTGATTGTGGCGTATTTTCCTGTATGTTTGcagaatatatatgtgcaaatagaaaaataacattttctcAGGAGGACATGCCATATTTTAGGAATAAAATGgcttatgaaatattaaaaaataaacttctgtaa
- the LOC124949112 gene encoding tubulin-folding cofactor B gives MSDYKIITSDFINLSITNSGHQNSCIERRFQKGITIDEFKGKLELLTGGNPITMTIDVYDKNDSLVCKLDDGQRLLGSYPIDDGMRIHVIDNFSRTEEDLSNIEKFEISEEDYAKRSDTVKAFLEKNKLGKYNEADMKRRAEEKLREEEAEKTAAELCKIGDRCEVCVPNQPKRRATIMYVGKTEFKEGWWIGVKYDEPLGKNNGTVNEKKYFECLPKYGGFVKPAHVKVGDFPEEEFDLNEEL, from the exons atgagTGATTATAAGATTATTACATCTGACTTTATAAATTTGAGTATTACAAACTCTGGCCATCAAAATTCTTGCATAGAAAGAAGATTTCAAAAGGGAATTACAATCGATGAATTTAAG GGAAAATTGGAATTACTCACAGGAGGAAATCCAATAACAATGACGATAGAcgtatatgataaaaatgatagttTGGTTTGCAAATTAGATGATGGACAACGTCTCTTAGGATCATATCCAATTGATGATGGCATGAGaatacat gTTATAGATAATTTCTCACGCACAGAAGAGGATCTgagtaatattgaaaaatttgaaatatctgaGGAAGATTATGCTAAAAGATCAG atacagTAAAGgcatttttagaaaaaaataagttagGAAAATACAATGAAGCGGATATGAAAAGGAGagcagaagaaaaattacgggaagaagaagcagaaaaaaCTGCAGCAGAATTATGCAAAATAGGTGATAGATGTGAAGTTTGCGTTCCAAATCAGCCTAAACGCAGAGCTACTATTATGTATGTTGGCAAAACAGAATTTAAAGAAGGTTGGTGGATTGGTGTAAAATATGATGAACCACTTGGTAAAAATAATGGAAC tgtcaatgaaaagaaatattttgagTGTTTACCTAAATATGGTGGATTTGTGAAACCAGCACATGTAAAAGTTGGAGATTTTCCAGAGGAAGAATTTGATTTGAATGAAgaactttaa
- the LOC124949107 gene encoding pleiotropic regulator 1 isoform X2, translating to MDVQRHSVHTLVFRSLKRTHDMFLLNQGTLPPVDQNLQNMKKSVKAKDCYGPVMERVKHNMTTKVQNENDNPDPPPPGDESFGRSAPSAVITYHSTPTSNIVATTASTLGSNTANTTVAVPIKKAPSMAKPKWHAPWKLYRVISGHLGWVRCCAIEPGNEWFATGSADRVIKIWDLATGKLKVSLTGHINSVRGLAVSQRHPYLFSCGEDRQVKCWDLEYNKVIRHYHGHLSAVYSMALHPSIDVLVTAGRDSTGRVWDMRTKANVHTLVGHTNTVASVICQTAEPQVITGSHDCTIRLWDLAAGKSRATLTNHKKSVRAVTFHPSLYMFASASPDNIKQWKCPEGKFIQNLSGHNAIVNCLAVNEDGVLVSGADNGTMHLWDWRTGYNFQRLQAPVQPGSMDSEAGIFSITFDISGTRMITTEADKTIKVYKEDNTATEESHPVNWRPDIIKRRKY from the exons atg gaTGTTCAAAGACATTCTGTGCATACACTTGTATTTCGATCATTAAAAAGAACACATGATATGTTTTTATTGAATCAAGGTACTTTACCACCTGTAGATCAAAACCT tcaaaatatgaaaaaatctGTAAAAGCAAAAGATTGTTATGGTCCTGTGATGGAACGCGTTAAACACAATATGACGACAAAAgtacaaaatgaaaatgacaATCCAGATCCACCGCCACCAGGGg atGAATCCTTTGGTAGAAGTGCTCCCTCTGCGGTTATAACATATCACTCTACACCAACAAGTAACATTGTAGCAACTACAGCATCCACATTAGGAAGCAATACTGCTAATACTACGGTTGCTGTACCCATTAAAAAAGCTCCTTCTATGGCAAAGCCAAAATGGCATGCACCATGGAAATTGTACAGAGTAATAAGTGGTCATCTTGGTTGGGTACGGTGCTGTGCCATTGAACCTGGAAATGAATGGTTTGCTACTGGATCTGCAGATAGAGTAATTAAA ATATGGGATCTTGCAACAGGTAAATTAAAAGTATCCTTAACTGGTCACATAAACAGTGTCCGTGGCCTGGCAGTCTCGCAAAGACATCCATATTTATTCTCTTGTGGTGAAGATCGTCAAGTTAAATGTTGGGACTTGGAATACAATAAG GTTATAAGACATTATCATGGACATCTGTCAGCTGTGTATTCTATGGCTTTGCATCCTAGCATAGATGTATTAGTGACAGCAGGTAGAGATTCCACTGGAAGAGTATGGGATATGCGTACTAAGGCTAATGTTCATACCTTGGTTGGTCATACTAATACTGTTGCCAGTGTAATTTGTCAAACAGCAGAACCTCAA GTAATCACAGGGAGTCATGATTGTACAATACGTTTATGGGATTTAGCAGCAGGCAAATCGAGAGCTACTTTGACAAATCACAAAAAGAGTGTGAGAGCAGTTACATTCCATCCATCATT GTATATGTTCGCATCTGCATCACCCGACAATATTAAACAATGGAAATGTCCAGAAGGAAAATTTATCCAAAATCTGTCAGGACATAATGCCATAGTTAATTGTTTAGCTGTTAATGAGGATGGAGTATTAGTTTCTGGAGCAGACAATGGTACTATGCATCTTTGGGACTGGAGAACAgg atACAATTTTCAACGATTACAAGCTCCAGTTCAACCTGGCTCAATGGATAGCGAAGCTGGTATATTCAGTATCACATTTGACATATCTGGTACTCGTATGATTACAACAGAAGcagataaaacaataaaagtttataaagaagataatactGCG aCTGAAGAATCTCATCCTGTCAACTGGAGACctgatataataaaacgaaggaaatattaa
- the LOC124949107 gene encoding pleiotropic regulator 1 isoform X1 produces the protein MDVQRHSVHTLVFRSLKRTHDMFLLNQGTLPPVDQNLQNMKKSVKAKDCYGPVMERVKHNMTTKVQNENDNPDPPPPGDESFGRSAPSAVITYHSTPTSNIVATTASTLGSNTANTTVAVPIKKAPSMAKPKWHAPWKLYRVISGHLGWVRCCAIEPGNEWFATGSADRVIKIWDLATGKLKVSLTGHINSVRGLAVSQRHPYLFSCGEDRQVKCWDLEYNKVIRHYHGHLSAVYSMALHPSIDVLVTAGRDSTGRVWDMRTKANVHTLVGHTNTVASVICQTAEPQVITGSHDCTIRLWDLAAGKSRATLTNHKKSVRAVTFHPSLYMFASASPDNIKQWKCPEGKFIQNLSGHNAIVNCLAVNEDGVLVSGADNGTMHLWDWRTGYNFQRLQAPVQPGSMDSEAGIFSITFDISGTRMITTEADKTIKVYKEDNTAVCTFCKYIKCSTITKTMKASYLYKLFILFLD, from the exons atg gaTGTTCAAAGACATTCTGTGCATACACTTGTATTTCGATCATTAAAAAGAACACATGATATGTTTTTATTGAATCAAGGTACTTTACCACCTGTAGATCAAAACCT tcaaaatatgaaaaaatctGTAAAAGCAAAAGATTGTTATGGTCCTGTGATGGAACGCGTTAAACACAATATGACGACAAAAgtacaaaatgaaaatgacaATCCAGATCCACCGCCACCAGGGg atGAATCCTTTGGTAGAAGTGCTCCCTCTGCGGTTATAACATATCACTCTACACCAACAAGTAACATTGTAGCAACTACAGCATCCACATTAGGAAGCAATACTGCTAATACTACGGTTGCTGTACCCATTAAAAAAGCTCCTTCTATGGCAAAGCCAAAATGGCATGCACCATGGAAATTGTACAGAGTAATAAGTGGTCATCTTGGTTGGGTACGGTGCTGTGCCATTGAACCTGGAAATGAATGGTTTGCTACTGGATCTGCAGATAGAGTAATTAAA ATATGGGATCTTGCAACAGGTAAATTAAAAGTATCCTTAACTGGTCACATAAACAGTGTCCGTGGCCTGGCAGTCTCGCAAAGACATCCATATTTATTCTCTTGTGGTGAAGATCGTCAAGTTAAATGTTGGGACTTGGAATACAATAAG GTTATAAGACATTATCATGGACATCTGTCAGCTGTGTATTCTATGGCTTTGCATCCTAGCATAGATGTATTAGTGACAGCAGGTAGAGATTCCACTGGAAGAGTATGGGATATGCGTACTAAGGCTAATGTTCATACCTTGGTTGGTCATACTAATACTGTTGCCAGTGTAATTTGTCAAACAGCAGAACCTCAA GTAATCACAGGGAGTCATGATTGTACAATACGTTTATGGGATTTAGCAGCAGGCAAATCGAGAGCTACTTTGACAAATCACAAAAAGAGTGTGAGAGCAGTTACATTCCATCCATCATT GTATATGTTCGCATCTGCATCACCCGACAATATTAAACAATGGAAATGTCCAGAAGGAAAATTTATCCAAAATCTGTCAGGACATAATGCCATAGTTAATTGTTTAGCTGTTAATGAGGATGGAGTATTAGTTTCTGGAGCAGACAATGGTACTATGCATCTTTGGGACTGGAGAACAgg atACAATTTTCAACGATTACAAGCTCCAGTTCAACCTGGCTCAATGGATAGCGAAGCTGGTATATTCAGTATCACATTTGACATATCTGGTACTCGTATGATTACAACAGAAGcagataaaacaataaaagtttataaagaagataatactGCGGTATGTACTTTTTGTAAATACATTAAATGCAGTACAATTACAAAGACAATGAAGGcttcgtatttatataaattgtttatattatttctagaCTGA
- the LOC124949105 gene encoding serine--tRNA ligase, cytoplasmic, protein MVLDLDLFRQDKGFDPEKIRENQKKRFKDVALVDLVVEKDKYWRQLRHRADNLNKVKNLCSKEIGEKMKKKEPVGNSDEVPEEIANNLDNLISNDLKPLTVKQIKSIRTLIDTAIQRNDENLSLTESERNNALREVGNHLHESVPVSNDEEENKIERTYGDCTEKKKYSHVDLIHMIDGMDGERGTLVSGGRGYFLTGPAVFLQQALIDLALRKLLEKDYKPLYTPFFMRKDAMQEVAQLSQFDEELYKVIGKSSERNEDKDMEEKYLIATSEQPIAAFHRNEWIPENALPVRYAGISTCFRQEVGSHGRDTRGIFRVHQFEKVEQFCLTSPYDDKSWEMMEEMISNAEEFYKELEIPYRIVNIVSGALNHAASKKLDLEAWFPGSGAFRELVSCSNCLDYQARRLLVRYGQTKKMNTATDYVHMLNATMCAVTRVICAILEVHQTETGIKVPKVLSRFMPSKYDEEIPFVKPAPIDEAETKKQKKTKEHAA, encoded by the exons ATGGTGTTAGATTTAGATCTATTTCGACAGGATAAAGGTTTTGATCCTGAAAAAATACgtgaaaatcaaaagaaacgTTTCAAGGATGTAGCTTTAGTCGATTTAGTTGtggaaaaagacaaatattgGCGACAGCTGCGTCACCGTGCTgacaatttaaataaagttaaaaatttatgtagCAAGGAAATCggtgaaaaaatgaaaaagaaagagcctGTCGGCAACAGTGATGAAGTACCTGAAGAAATTGCTAACAATTTAGATAATCTTATATCCAATGATCTTAAACCATTGACTGTCAAACAGATCAAAAGTATTCGTACTTTGATTGATACTGCCATTCAACGTAATGACGAAAATTTAAGTTTAACAGAatctgaaagaaataatgcACTTAGAGAAGTAGGCAATCATTTACATGAATCTGTACCAGTCAgtaatgatgaagaagaaaataag atagaaagaactTACGGGGATTGtactgagaaaaagaaatattctcaTGTAGATCTGATACATATGATTGATGGAATGGATGGCGAACGTGGAACTTTAGTTTCCGGCGGAAGGGGATATTTTTTGACTGGACCTGCAGTTTTTCTACAACAAGCGCTTATAGATTTAGCCTTAAGAAAATTActtgaaaaagattataaaccTTTATATACTCCGTTTTTCATGCGCAAAGATGCAATGCAAGAAGTAGCGCAACTTTCTCAATTTGATGAGGAATTATATAAg gtCATCGGTAAAAGTAGCGAACGTAATGAAGATAAAGACATGGAAGAAAAGTACTTGATAGCTACATCAGAGCAACCAATTGCTGCCTTTCATCGGAATGAATGGATTCCTGAAAATGCTTTACCTGTAAGATATGCTGGAATTTCTACTTGTTTTAGACAAGAAGTTGGATCTCATGGGCGTGATACCAGAGGAATTTTCAGAGTTCATCAATTTGAAAAg gtAGAACAGTTTTGTTTAACTTCGCCTTATGATGACAAGTCATGGGAAATGATGGAAGAAATGATCAGCAATGcagaagaattttataaagaacTCGAAATTCCTTATCGTATTGTGAATATTGTCTCTGGTGCTCTTAATCATGCAGCTTCTAAAAAACTCGATTTGGAAGCATGGTTTCCTGGTTCTGGCGCATTTCGTGAACTTGTATCCTGCAGTAATTGTTTAGATTATCAAGCAAGAAGACTTTTAGTTag atATGGTCAAACTAAGAAAATGAATACAGCAACTGATTATGTCCATATGTTAAACGCAACAATGTGTGCAGTTACTCGTGTTATATGTGCAATTTTGGAAGTACATCAAACAGAAACTGGTATTAAAGTACCAAAAGTTTTATCTCGTTTTATGCCTTCCAAATATGATGAAGAAATTCCTTTTGTCAAGCCTGCTCCAATTGATGAGgctgaaacaaaaaaacaaaagaaaacaaaagaacatgctgcataa
- the LOC124949113 gene encoding uncharacterized protein LOC124949113: MVYTNSRITDTLHSCGDTFFSQEILQSSNSPLQSMCIKSQRSKNLNLPGSSIAKVHSEHLHHSQSTQTNLRILNKAAKSEEWVVRRTRSGHIYGKYPSFRTRQYKELHSRYSVPRGIDIGFKSRRN, translated from the exons ATGGTATATACAAACTCCAGGATAACAGATACTTTACATTCCTGTggtgatacatttttttcccaAGAAATTCTTCAATCAAGTAATAGTCCTCTTCAATCTATGTGCATAAAATCACAGCGATCGAAGAATTTGAATTTACCGGGCTCTTCGATCGCAAAGGTACATTCTGAACATTTGCATCATTCTCAAAGCACGCAAACGAACTTACGGATTTTAAATAAAGCTGCTAAATCAGAAGAATGGGTTGTACGACGTACCAGAAGTGGTCATATTTATGGAAAATATCct AGTTTTAGAACACGTCAGTATAAAGAGCTACACAGTCGGTACTCGGTCCCACGTGGAATAGACATTGGATTTAAATctagaagaaattaa
- the LOC124949110 gene encoding 40S ribosomal protein SA: MSGGLEVLALKEDDVTKMLAACTHLGAENVNFQMEQYVYKKRVDGAGVNVINLRHTWEKLLLAARAVVAIEHPSEVSVISCRPAGQRAVLKFAAHTGATPIAGRFTPGAFTNQIQAAFREPRLLIVTDPATDHQPITEASYVNIPVIAFCNTDSPLRFVDIAIPCNTKSFHSVGLMWWLLAREVLRLRGSIPRETKWDVVVDLFFYRDPEEAEKEEQAAKEIAPAKEFVAPVEATTTAEPGWANEVDADAVPAENWADEVAAPAPAAIPAATAAPAFQTGGDWASQATEEWSTTPSATVQSWGGATTEKWILFYMNSHGLVNQTTMIWIIWNQLVITFLNIYPRI, from the exons ATGTCAGGAGGTTTAGAAGTGTTAGCTCTCAAAGAGGACGATGTAACCAAAATGCTGGCTGCATGCACTCATTTAGGTGcagaaaatgtaaatttccAGATGGAACAGTATGTGTATAAAAAGAGAGTCGATG gtGCAGGTGTTAATGTTATCAATCTTCGTCACACAtgggaaaaattattattggctGCACGTGCTGTGGTTGCTATTGAGCATCCTAGCGAAGTATCTGTTATCAGTTGTCGTCCAGCTGGACAAAGAGCAGTTTTGAAATTCGCAGCTCATACTGGTGCTACTCCTATTGCTGGACGTTTTACGCCCGGTGCATTCACTAATCAAATTCAG GCTGCTTTCCGGGAGCCACGTTTACTCATCGTAACTGATCCAGCTACTGATCACCAACCTATTACTGAAGCCAGCTATGTGAACATTCCTGTTATTGCATTTTGCAATACTGATTCGCCTTTACGTTTTGTCGACATTGCTATTCCCTGCAATACTAAGAGTTTCCATAGTGTTGGTCTTATGTGGTGGCTTCTTGCCAGAGAAGTTTTACGACTAAGAGGTTCCATCCCACGTGAAACCAAATGGGATGTTGTCGttgatttattcttttatagagATCCCGAAGAg GctgagaaagaagaacaagcaGCAAAAGAAATTGCACCGGCTAAGGAATTCGTGGCTCCTGTTGAAGCCACAACTACAGCAGAACCTGGTTGGGCTAATGAAGTTGACGCTGATGCTGTACCTGCTGAAAATTGGGCAGATGAAGTagcagcaccagcaccagcagcaattcctgctgctactgctgcacCAGCGTTCCAAACCGGTGGTGATTGGGCGTCCCAA gCAACTGAGGAATGGTCTACTACACCATCTGCTACTGTTCAAAGTTGGGGAGGTGCAACCACTGAAAAATG GATACTGTTCTACATGAACTCCCATGGCCTGGTGAATCAAACAACGATGATATGGATAATCTGGAATCAACTTGTAATAACATTCCTAAACATATATCCTCGGATTTAA
- the LOC124949102 gene encoding dolichyl-diphosphooligosaccharide--protein glycosyltransferase subunit 1, which translates to MTKSMFRSHLNTIIWSSTLFLILHIRFLNAADLVDPDLSLKIVEKHIDLQSQLTKITTRVILENGSKDRQIRHFLFAIDPGHKGTLSYISAQRESGRIELKVKEAKVDKHLDKIFYSIDLKDPLSQGRTMSVEVETIFTHELIPHPKQITQKEKQLVKYIGNVYIYSPYAVGKLTTTVSLPSRNVESYSKIKPVFQSDSTITYGPYEKLSPFSYEELTVHFENNNKFLTVTRIERSIEISHWGNIAVEESIDLVHTGAQLKGSFSRYEYARETKSGQASIQSFDTILPAAASDIYYRDEIGNISTSHTRIKKDSVELNLRPRFPLFGGWKTRYTIGYNVPSYEYLFHSGDQYALEMRLLDHIFDDMVVDELIVKIILPEGSRNIKLNLPYPATRLPDSLHYTYLDTTGRPVISVTKKNLIENHIQNFQLKYTFPRLLMLQEPLLVALALYLLFLFVITYVRLDFSIDKDEISESKLRIAGQCEKILAAQDRRVTSYNELDDQLNYLKTSKDANAFLSAVKSINQEYKSATNAVAEIAQRLKGESGDMHERVQELQKYDKILKELYNQQQSLYVDKLVPGKIGRQQFVEAETAITKKKEECVEKINSIVKSLQ; encoded by the coding sequence ATGACAAAAAGTATGTTTCGAAGTCATCTAAATACTATAATATGGAGTTCTACGCTGTTCTTGATTTTACACATTCGTTTTCTTAATGCCGCCGATCTCGTGGATCCGGATTTAAGTTTAAAGATAGTGGAAAAACATATTGACTTGCAATCACAATTAACGAAGATCACAACGAGagttatattagaaaatggaAGTAAAGATCGACAAATACGGCATTTTTTATTTGCCATTGATCCTGGCCACAAAGGCACTCTCAGCTACATATCTGCTCAACGTGAATCTGGAAGAATAGAACTTAAAGTAAAAGAAGCTAAAGTAGACAAACATCTagataagattttttattctatcgatCTTAAAGATCCTTTATCGCAAGGTCGTACAATGTCTGTAGAAGTAGAAACTATATTTACTCATGAACTTATACCACATCCTAAACAGATtacacaaaaagaaaaacaacttGTGAAATACATAGGAAATGTTTACATTTATTCTCCTTATGCAGTTGGAAAACTGACTACAACAGTATCATTACCTAGTCGCAATGTTGAAAGTTATTCAAAGATAAAACCTGTGTTCCAAAGTGATTCTACAATTACATATGGTCCATATGAGAAGTTATCTCCATTTTCTTATGAAGAATTAACAgtacattttgaaaataataataagttccTTACGGTTACAAGAATTGAAAGATCTATTGAAATATCGCATTGGGGTAATATAGCCGTAGAAGAGAGCATAGATTTAGTACATACAGGTGCTCAACTAAAAGGATCTTTCTCTCGCTATGAATATGCCCGTGAAACTAAATCTGGACAAGCAAGCATACAAAGTTTTGATACCATTCTGCCTGCTGCAGCTTCTGACATTTATTATAGAGATGAAATTGGGAATATTTCTACATCACACACACGTATTAAGAAGGATTCTGTAGAATTGAATTTAAGACCAAGATTTCCGTTATTTGGTGGATGGAAGACACGTTACACGATTGGTTACAATGTACCGAGTTATGAGTACTTATTCCATTCTGGGGATCAGTATGCATTAGAAATGAGATTATTGGATCATATCTTTGATGACATGGTTGTAGACGagttaattgtaaaaattattctaccTGAAGGATCACGtaacataaaattaaatttaccgTATCCAGCAACACGTCTGCCAGATAGTTTACATTATACTTATTTGGATACTACAGGCCGTCCTGTCATTTCTGTTactaaaaagaatttaattgaaaatcatattcaaaattttcaactaaaatatacatttcCCCGTCTTTTAATGTTACAAGAACCATTACTTGTAGCACTTGctttatatttactatttttgtttgttataaCATATGTAAGATTGGACTTTTCAATTGATAAAGATGAAATATCAGAAAGTAAATTACGTATTGCGGGTCAATGTGAGAAAATATTAGCTGCACAAGATCGTAGAGTTACCTCATACAATGAATTAGATGATCAactaaattatttgaaaacaaGTAAAGATGCTAATGCATTTTTGTCTGCTGTAAAGAGCATTAACCAAGAATACAAAAGTGCAACAAATGCTGTTGCTGAAATTGCTCAACGTTTAAAGGGAGAGTCAGGGGATATGCATGAACGTGTTCAAGAACTCCAAAAATATgacaaaatattgaaagaactGTACAATCAACAGCAATCACTATATGTAGATAAGTTAGTTCCAGGAAAAATTGGACGTCAGCAATTTGTTGAAGCAGAAACAgctattacaaagaaaaaagaagaatgtgtagaaaaaataaattctatcgtTAAGTCACTTCAATAA